The Sphaerospermopsis torques-reginae ITEP-024 genome has a window encoding:
- a CDS encoding Uma2 family endonuclease, translating to MLLQSTPAEQRTVLYDVSWDTFESLLKDTGENRGSRFAYDCGTLEIMTPLFEHENPKGNFSNFIVALAEELDIELRSAGSTTLKRKIIKKGIEPDTCYYIQNEPAIRGKETLNLETDPPPDLAIEIDITSSSVNKLNIYAALGVFELWRYDGEVLQFYKLLEGNYIEINFSVAFPVISVSDMTRFIQQSKNMGEIALLKSFRAWVRGKIG from the coding sequence ATGCTACTCCAATCAACACCCGCAGAACAAAGAACAGTTTTATATGACGTTAGTTGGGATACCTTTGAATCCTTGCTCAAAGATACAGGTGAAAATAGAGGTTCTCGTTTTGCTTATGACTGCGGTACTTTAGAAATTATGACTCCACTATTTGAACACGAAAACCCGAAAGGCAATTTTAGTAATTTTATCGTTGCTTTAGCTGAAGAATTAGATATAGAACTTAGAAGTGCTGGTTCTACAACATTAAAACGCAAAATAATTAAAAAAGGCATTGAACCAGATACTTGTTATTATATCCAAAATGAACCAGCAATTAGAGGTAAAGAAACTTTAAATTTAGAAACAGATCCACCACCAGATTTAGCAATTGAAATTGATATTACTAGCAGTTCTGTAAATAAATTAAATATTTACGCTGCTTTAGGTGTATTTGAACTTTGGAGATATGACGGTGAGGTTTTGCAGTTTTATAAATTATTAGAAGGTAATTATATTGAAATTAATTTTAGTGTTGCTTTTCCTGTAATTTCTGTTAGTGATATGACTAGATTCATTCAGCAGAGTAAAAATATGGGTGAAATTGCTTTGTTAAAATCTTTCCGTGCTTGGGTGAGGGGGAAGATAGGTTAG